In Kitasatospora viridis, the following are encoded in one genomic region:
- a CDS encoding ABC transporter ATP-binding protein: MTEPGTALAVTGLGKRYRRGWALRECSFALPAGRICAVVGPNGAGKSTLLAMAAGLLAPSAGTLERAAERVAYVPQDRSLYPRFTVADVLRLGRELNPAWDQAKAEQVLASGGFPTSARIGSLSGGQRTRVSLALALGKRPDLLLLDEPMADLDPLARHELMGLLLAEAGEQGTTVVMSSHVIAELAESCDFLVLLSGGRVQLAGDVEELLALHRIVVGPADAAGTLADHLVVARRESGRQLTALLRTGAPVPPPWQATAPNLEELVLEHLRAQGAPPLLTDEARVAELVEVGG; the protein is encoded by the coding sequence ATGACTGAACCAGGGACAGCCCTGGCCGTGACAGGGTTGGGCAAGCGGTACCGGCGCGGCTGGGCGCTGCGGGAGTGCTCGTTCGCGCTGCCCGCCGGGCGGATCTGCGCCGTGGTCGGGCCGAACGGAGCGGGCAAGTCCACGCTGCTGGCCATGGCGGCCGGGTTGCTGGCACCCAGCGCCGGCACCCTGGAGCGGGCCGCCGAACGGGTCGCCTACGTCCCCCAGGACCGGTCGCTCTACCCGCGCTTCACCGTGGCCGACGTGCTGCGGCTGGGCCGGGAGCTCAACCCCGCGTGGGACCAGGCCAAGGCCGAGCAGGTGCTGGCCTCGGGCGGCTTCCCGACCAGCGCCCGGATCGGCTCGCTCTCCGGCGGCCAGCGCACCCGGGTGTCGCTCGCCCTGGCGCTGGGCAAGCGGCCCGACCTGCTGCTGCTGGACGAGCCGATGGCGGATCTGGACCCGCTGGCCCGGCACGAGTTGATGGGCCTGCTGCTGGCGGAGGCGGGCGAGCAGGGGACCACGGTGGTGATGTCCTCGCACGTGATCGCCGAACTCGCCGAGTCCTGCGACTTCCTGGTGCTGCTGTCCGGCGGCCGGGTCCAGCTGGCGGGCGACGTCGAGGAGTTGCTGGCGCTGCACCGGATCGTGGTCGGCCCGGCCGACGCGGCCGGCACGCTGGCCGACCATCTGGTGGTGGCGCGGCGCGAGTCGGGCCGGCAGCTGACCGCGCTGCTGCGCACCGGCGCTCCGGTGCCGCCGCCCTGGCAGGCCACGGCGCCGAACCTGGAGGAACTGGTGCTGGAGCACCTGCGCGCGCAGGGCGCCCCGCCCCTGCTGACCGACGAGGCACGTGTCGCGGAACTGGTGGAGGTGGGCGGATGA